The Chitinophaga sp. Cy-1792 genome contains the following window.
GGCGGCGGCAGCATGGATGTGCGGATTCTGGATATAGGAATCCATAATTTTCAAATGCCGGTTCACTACGTTCATCGCTGAAGTAGCCGGGGAAATAAGGTGCGACCAGGCATACCATCTGTCAAATAAGGGTTCCACCACCAGGTTAGGTTTCGCGTACCAGGTATTTTTTTTCATATCTAGTGTTGATTTAAAAATTAGTTCTGTATTAAATAACGAGTGGCTTTCGTGTGTAAGTCCACCTAAAGTTTTTCAGGCATTGCCGGCTACCGGCGCTTTGATAAATCCCTGCTCAATGCAATACCGTACCACTGTGCCGGCATACTGCTCATGATCATAGCTGATCGCAGCACCTATTCTTTCGAGATAAGCCCGGGTGGCCTCATTGCGGACAGTAAAGCGGGTGTTCTCCGGATCAGTGGTACCATACTTCATCACACCGAGAATGAAGTTATCGGCAGCCAGGTCTGTACTGCTGATCACTTGCTGTACTTTTTTCAGGAAGCTCTCCTGGTCTGTTCGGCGAAGATGTATCTGATGTTGCGCCAGCTGTTCCACCATCTGACGTAACCGGATAGGCGCCGATTCCAGGATGTGAAAAACAGAAAGGTCATCATTACGGTGCAGTGAAATACGCACGCAGGCGGCGGCTACCTGGTCCACAGGCGTGGCCGCAAAAGCATGCTCCAATATCTCGTCACAATAGCACCCGATACCTGCCAGTGTTTTCAGCCGCTGGTACAGGCTATTGGAAGAGATGTTCTGCTGGAACAGGCCTGTATAAAGCTCTCCGCTGATGTTCCCGATGCGGAAAACATTCACCTGTATCTCCCCTTTATGCAGCTGCAGATATTGTTCTGCCTTGAATTTGGAAGCGGGATAGATACGGCGGCCGAACAACTGCCCGAGGTCGAGGTCCGTTTCATAGAAATCGGCTACGGGCACCTGGGGAATATATCCGCCGGTGGCAACGGCAGTGGTAGAGAAGTGATTAAAACGGGTAACACCTGCCTGCTTCGCAAATGCGATGGTATGCATCGTACCTTCAAAGTTGATCTGCTCTGTGTGTACGACTTTCCCGAAGTGGCTCACGTTGGCAGCCAGGTGAAAAACGGTATCTGTATTTGTAAGCAATTGTCTGCCAGCAGTGGTAAGATCAAGCCCCTCGCGGGTTATATCACCTTTGATACCGATAATGCGCGTTTCGTCCAGTTGCACTTCCGGGAAGTAACTGCGTAACGTGCTGGCCAGTCGTGCCTGTGCGGCTTCGTCGTCTGTTGCGCGGATGATGCAGATGATCCGGGCATTGGTGGTGGCCAGCAGCTCACGGATCACGAACACACCGAGGAAGCCGGTGGCGCCGGTGAGCAGGATCTTTTCAGGCGGGACGCCCAATTCCGGGTGCTGGCCCTTGATATGCTGCACCAACTTGTCATAGGCCGGAACACGGTCTTCAACAAGTGATGGAGCCGGCGTCTCTGTTGTATTCGCCGCCGGCCTGATGCCTTTCTCTGCAAACTTTTCCAGGATCAGGGCAGATTGCTGGGCCACGGTACAAAAATCGAAGATGTCTGCATATTCCAGGCTGATAGCGAATTTTTTCTCGATCTGCCGGAGTACGTCCAGCCCAAGCAAGGAAGAGCCGCCAAGGTCAAAAAAATCATCTTCCGGCCCTACCTCTTCTATCTTCAGTTTCTCCCGCCAGATCTCCTGTATTCCTGCGATGATGGCGCTTTCGCTGAACGACTGCTGCACATCATCTTCAACAGGTGGCGGTACAGTAACGGTGGTGGTAAAAGCGGGTTTCACTTCCGGCCAGCATCTTCTGGGTTCCAGCACAGGCAGATGCAGGTTTTGCAGGAAAGTTGCGCGTGTAAGCGGCAAGCCGGATAACGGGTAACCAAGGTGATAACAGGCCGCTGCAAGTTCCAGGCCCGTATCCTGTTCTGCAGACGGGGCCACCACTTTTACATTTGCTGGTGGCTGCCAATCCTTCAAAGTACTGGCCATGCTGCCTTCTGTGCCCATCACCAATAGCAGATGCTGTTCGGATGATGGCAGCTCCTGCAAAAATTTCAGAAAGCCGGCAGCGTTGAAAGTATCCCCGCTGGTAGCCGTAAACTGCTGCAACGCTGCTTCCATCGACATCTTGCCAGATAATAATAACGACAGTAAACGGCCTGACTGCGCACCAATGATGCGCACCGGATGAATACCGCTTTGTATCAGCTGTGTGGCGGCACAGTAATGCAGCAGGAATGCTTCCTGCGCAGCAGTTACTGGTCCGTATTGTTGTAGTAATGATTCGAAAGCCAGGCGGCACTTATCGCTGGACGCCAGGAAATCTGCCAGCTGCGTGCGTTTCAGCACGGCGGGGATTAACAGAGACACTTGCCGCGACGCTGCGGTGCGCGGTGTATCAAAGGTCAATGCGCGCAGCTGTTGTTGCAAGGAGGCGCTATCGCGGAACAATATCATCGCCCCGTACGGGTCACTATCCATGATCTTGTTGACCGTATAACACAGCTGATGCAACGGCACATCCGGATAACGGTCGAGATAATCTGCGAGATAATGGCTGATGTTTTTAGCTCTTGATGCGGAAGTTCCCGCCACCTTCAATGCGAAAATCGTGGCAGGGTGGTATTCGGGTACTGGCGCCACATATTCTTCCAGCACTACATGCACATTGGTGCCGGTGAGGCCATAGGAGCTCACGCCGCCGGTGCGCGGCACTTCGCTTTCCCAGTGTTCCATGGTGCGTTGTATGCTCACCGGCGCATCTGTTTCGTTGATATGCGGGTTAATCTCACTGAACCCTATCTGCGGCAACAGCCGCTGATGCTGCAATGCCAGCACCAGTCTCACCAGACCTGCCATACCGGCAACAACACCCAGATGCCCCAGCTGCCCTTTGATAGAGCTGATAGAACATAGCGGTCCGTTATGCTTTGGCACGCCTTCAAAGGCGCTGGTAAGTCCGCTGAATTCAATAGGATCACCCAGTACGGTACCGGTGCCATGCGCTTCTATAAAGCGCACCCTCGCAGGATCAGTACCACTGTTTTCCCAGGCCAGCCGGATCACGGCAGATTGCGCCACCGGGCTGGGCGCCGAAATATTTTGTATGAGTGCGCCGCCATGATTGATGCCCGCACCTCTGATAATGGCATGAATAGGGTCGCCGTCGCGGACAGCTTCATCCAGGCGTTTGATGAGGATGCAGATGGCACCTTCACCGCTCAGTGTCCCATCAGCGTCCTTGTCAAAAGGCAGACACTGGTCTTTGCGTGATATTACCGGCGAGTTGCGCGCACGCTCCCTGGAGGTTACTCCCAACT
Protein-coding sequences here:
- a CDS encoding beta-ketoacyl synthase N-terminal-like domain-containing protein encodes the protein MKQPIAIIGMSVKVADVDTPEGLWKLIEQHEHAFRPLSAIRQKDMFDRFGEFDIAVKGYLDRIDLFDNEFFRIAPAEAERMDPEQRLMLEGAVKMLLNAGYSLSSLRGQSVGIFHTFGQSLYKTFFDDLSNLSLTAHMPGMVGTRVANFMDWRGPVIGFDTTCSSSLSALYYACESVSSGDCSMALVGGVELGVTSRERARNSPVISRKDQCLPFDKDADGTLSGEGAICILIKRLDEAVRDGDPIHAIIRGAGINHGGALIQNISAPSPVAQSAVIRLAWENSGTDPARVRFIEAHGTGTVLGDPIEFSGLTSAFEGVPKHNGPLCSISSIKGQLGHLGVVAGMAGLVRLVLALQHQRLLPQIGFSEINPHINETDAPVSIQRTMEHWESEVPRTGGVSSYGLTGTNVHVVLEEYVAPVPEYHPATIFALKVAGTSASRAKNISHYLADYLDRYPDVPLHQLCYTVNKIMDSDPYGAMILFRDSASLQQQLRALTFDTPRTAASRQVSLLIPAVLKRTQLADFLASSDKCRLAFESLLQQYGPVTAAQEAFLLHYCAATQLIQSGIHPVRIIGAQSGRLLSLLLSGKMSMEAALQQFTATSGDTFNAAGFLKFLQELPSSEQHLLLVMGTEGSMASTLKDWQPPANVKVVAPSAEQDTGLELAAACYHLGYPLSGLPLTRATFLQNLHLPVLEPRRCWPEVKPAFTTTVTVPPPVEDDVQQSFSESAIIAGIQEIWREKLKIEEVGPEDDFFDLGGSSLLGLDVLRQIEKKFAISLEYADIFDFCTVAQQSALILEKFAEKGIRPAANTTETPAPSLVEDRVPAYDKLVQHIKGQHPELGVPPEKILLTGATGFLGVFVIRELLATTNARIICIIRATDDEAAQARLASTLRSYFPEVQLDETRIIGIKGDITREGLDLTTAGRQLLTNTDTVFHLAANVSHFGKVVHTEQINFEGTMHTIAFAKQAGVTRFNHFSTTAVATGGYIPQVPVADFYETDLDLGQLFGRRIYPASKFKAEQYLQLHKGEIQVNVFRIGNISGELYTGLFQQNISSNSLYQRLKTLAGIGCYCDEILEHAFAATPVDQVAAACVRISLHRNDDLSVFHILESAPIRLRQMVEQLAQHQIHLRRTDQESFLKKVQQVISSTDLAADNFILGVMKYGTTDPENTRFTVRNEATRAYLERIGAAISYDHEQYAGTVVRYCIEQGFIKAPVAGNA